CAGGGCGCCGGCTCCCCCATGTTTAGGCTGGGCCGTGCAAAAGGCGAGGATGACCCGGCGGAGCGGTTCCTTGGTCAGCCATATCTGGGTCTCCCGCTTGAGGATGCTCTGGCCGCCGGGGGAGTTTCGGCCTCGGCCGGTGACGATGAGTACGCATCTGTGGTTCTGGAGATAGCTTTCCCGGAGAAAGAAGAGAAGGCTGTCCTGGGCCTGGTCCGAATTGAGTCCGTGCAGGTCGAGGTGCGCTTCCACGGACAGGCTTCCCGCCTTGAGGCGTTGGAAGGTCTTGATGTCCAGCCCGCGCACGTAGCCGTACATGAACTCGTCGGTGAACTCGATTTCGAATTCCACGTCGCCGTTCACGATGCGTTTCAGGGTGTTTCGACCTTCGGCCTCGGGATCGGAAGCCTGCGTCGGTTCCGGCGTGGCCAAAGGCGCAATCTGGCGGCCTGCTCCCTTGAGCGTGGAAACGCCGCGCATGGCGGCCATGAACATTTCCTCATCCTGATCCGGGGGGGCTTGCGGTGTTTCCGGCTCCTGTCTGGACGGTTTCTTCTTGTACGGAAGCGTATGGATGTCTTTTTCGTCCTTGCCGACCTTGAGTTTTCTGAGGTCGGAAAGGGAACGCATGTTTTTCTTTCCCATGAGAGCGGCTCCATTGTCGTTTTGTCTTTCCCACTGATAATGCCGATGGGCCTGTCAGGCAACACCCGGTTTCCATCTGGAGACTGTGTCACCGGGAAGGAACCACTGGACTTCCCTGCCGTGGTTCAGTAAGACCGCAATGCACTTTGTACCAAAGCGAGGAAAGTCTCATGCTCAAGATTGAAGATCTTCACGTCAACATTGGCGACAAAGAGGTGCTCAAGGGCATCAATTTGCATATCAACGAAGGTGAAACCTTCATCCTCTTCGGCCCCAACGGTTCCGGCAAGACCTCCCTGCTCATGACTCTGATGGGATTTACCGGATACAATGTCACCAGGGGAAAAATCCTTTTCAAGGGCGAGGACATTACCGAAGCCCCCATGTACGAGCGTGCGCGGCTTGGCGTCGGCATGTCCTTTCAGCGTCCCCCGACCATTCATGGCCTGAAGACCAGACATCTGGT
Above is a window of Pseudodesulfovibrio tunisiensis DNA encoding:
- a CDS encoding Smr/MutS family protein; protein product: MGKKNMRSLSDLRKLKVGKDEKDIHTLPYKKKPSRQEPETPQAPPDQDEEMFMAAMRGVSTLKGAGRQIAPLATPEPTQASDPEAEGRNTLKRIVNGDVEFEIEFTDEFMYGYVRGLDIKTFQRLKAGSLSVEAHLDLHGLNSDQAQDSLLFFLRESYLQNHRCVLIVTGRGRNSPGGQSILKRETQIWLTKEPLRRVILAFCTAQPKHGGAGALYVLLRKQRKNEGKVQWDRMMNWEDA